Proteins from one Salinispora arenicola genomic window:
- a CDS encoding aminotransferase class V-fold PLP-dependent enzyme: MTCALAPAPTVTGPLDVLGVPGQINLDYAASAPCAQVAADAVTELLPWYASVHRGAGALSQRCTLAYERARQSVGDFLGARPDDHVVFTRNTTDALNLLARALPTGTTVVTFGGEHHANLLPWPRGPVRLPVPDHPAGAVRALDAALGELRRGCDREPPVLVAVTGASNVTGERWPLAELARVARRHRARIAVDAAQLAPHAPVDIRTLDVDYLAVSGHKLYAPFGAGVLVGRADWLDAAPPYLAGGGATGHVGVATHDVRWVTGPARHEAGTPNLLGAVALAAVCDALADADRAALHHTEQQLLSRLRDGLAELPHAVELHAFGPDAPRVGIVSFVLAGRDSAEVAARLARQHRIGVRDGLFCAHPLARRLLTEASARSGRQDLPATALRASIGLGSTREHVDRLLAALTTLD, encoded by the coding sequence ATGACCTGTGCCCTCGCCCCGGCACCGACCGTCACCGGCCCGCTCGACGTGCTCGGCGTACCCGGTCAGATCAACCTGGACTACGCGGCCAGCGCGCCGTGCGCGCAGGTCGCGGCGGACGCCGTGACCGAGCTGCTGCCCTGGTACGCCAGCGTGCACCGGGGCGCTGGTGCCCTGTCGCAGCGCTGCACCCTGGCGTACGAGCGGGCCCGGCAATCGGTCGGTGACTTCCTCGGCGCGCGACCCGACGATCACGTCGTCTTCACCCGGAACACGACCGACGCGCTCAACCTGCTGGCCCGGGCGCTGCCCACCGGCACCACCGTGGTGACGTTCGGTGGTGAGCACCACGCCAACCTGCTCCCCTGGCCGCGTGGACCGGTCCGGCTGCCCGTGCCGGACCATCCCGCCGGCGCGGTACGCGCGCTCGACGCCGCCCTCGGCGAACTGCGCCGAGGCTGCGACCGCGAGCCGCCGGTGCTGGTCGCCGTGACCGGCGCGAGCAACGTGACGGGGGAACGGTGGCCGCTGGCCGAACTGGCGCGGGTGGCCCGGCGGCACCGGGCCCGGATCGCGGTGGACGCGGCGCAACTCGCCCCGCACGCCCCCGTCGACATCCGCACCCTCGACGTCGACTACCTGGCCGTCTCCGGTCACAAGCTGTACGCGCCGTTCGGCGCGGGTGTGCTCGTCGGGCGGGCCGACTGGTTGGACGCGGCCCCGCCGTACCTGGCAGGTGGTGGAGCGACCGGCCACGTCGGCGTCGCGACCCACGACGTGCGGTGGGTGACCGGACCAGCCCGACACGAGGCCGGCACACCGAACCTGCTCGGCGCGGTAGCGCTCGCCGCGGTGTGCGACGCCCTCGCCGACGCTGACCGGGCGGCGCTGCACCACACCGAGCAGCAGCTGCTGAGCCGGCTGCGCGACGGCCTGGCCGAGCTGCCGCACGCGGTCGAGCTACACGCCTTCGGGCCGGACGCACCGCGGGTGGGGATCGTCTCGTTCGTGCTGGCCGGCCGGGACTCGGCCGAGGTGGCGGCCCGCCTGGCCCGGCAACACCGGATCGGGGTACGCGACGGGCTGTTCTGCGCCCACCCACTCGCCCGGCGGCTACTCACCGAGGCATCCGCCCGCAGCGGCCGGCAGGACCTGCCGGCGACGGCGCTGCGGGCCAGCATCGGGCTGGGCAGCACCCGGGAGCACGTGGACCGGCTCCTCGCGGCGCTCACCACGCTCGACTGA
- the groL gene encoding chaperonin GroEL (60 kDa chaperone family; promotes refolding of misfolded polypeptides especially under stressful conditions; forms two stacked rings of heptamers to form a barrel-shaped 14mer; ends can be capped by GroES; misfolded proteins enter the barrel where they are refolded when GroES binds), whose protein sequence is MAKMIAFDEEARRGLERGMNQLADAVKVTLGPKGRNVVLEKKWGAPTITNDGVSIAKEIELEDPYEKIGAELVKEVAKKTDDVAGDGTTTATVLAQAMVREGLRNVAAGANPMALKRGIETAVASVSEELLKLAKDVETKEQIASTASISAGDPSVGEIIAEAMDKVGKEGVITVEESNTFGLELELTEGMRFDKGYISAYFMTDPERMEAVFDDPYILIVNSKISSVKDLLPILEKVMQSGKPLLIIAEDIEGEALATLVVNKVRGTFKSVAVKAPGFGDRRKAMLGDIAILTGGQVISEEVGLKLDAVNLDMVGRARKVVVTKDETTIVDGAGDAEQIQGRVNQIRAEIDKSDSDYDREKLQERLAKLAGGVAVIKVGAATEVELKERKHRIEDAVRNAKAAVEEGIVPGGGVALVQAGKTAFDKLDLTGDEATGAQIVKIALDGPLRQIAVNAGLEGGVVVEHVRGIEAGHGLNAATGGYVDLLAAGIIDPAKVTRSALQNASSIAALFLTTEAVVADKPEKTPAAPAAPGGGEMDF, encoded by the coding sequence ATGGCCAAGATGATCGCGTTCGACGAGGAGGCTCGCCGCGGCCTCGAGCGGGGCATGAACCAGCTCGCTGACGCCGTGAAGGTGACCCTCGGCCCCAAGGGCCGCAACGTCGTGCTCGAGAAGAAGTGGGGCGCCCCCACCATCACCAACGATGGTGTGAGCATCGCCAAGGAGATCGAGCTCGAGGACCCGTACGAGAAGATCGGCGCCGAGCTGGTCAAGGAGGTCGCGAAGAAGACCGACGACGTCGCCGGTGACGGCACGACGACGGCGACCGTCCTGGCCCAGGCCATGGTCCGTGAGGGCCTGCGTAACGTGGCCGCCGGCGCCAACCCGATGGCCCTGAAGCGGGGCATCGAGACCGCGGTCGCCAGCGTCTCGGAGGAGCTGCTGAAGCTCGCCAAGGACGTCGAGACCAAGGAGCAGATCGCCTCCACCGCCTCCATCTCCGCTGGTGACCCCAGCGTCGGCGAGATCATCGCCGAGGCGATGGACAAGGTCGGCAAGGAAGGCGTCATCACCGTCGAGGAGAGCAACACCTTCGGCCTGGAGCTCGAGCTCACCGAGGGTATGCGCTTCGACAAGGGCTACATCTCCGCCTACTTCATGACCGATCCGGAGCGGATGGAGGCCGTCTTCGACGACCCGTACATCCTGATCGTCAACAGCAAGATCTCCTCGGTCAAGGACCTGCTCCCGATCCTGGAGAAGGTCATGCAGTCGGGTAAGCCGCTGCTGATCATCGCCGAGGACATCGAGGGTGAGGCCCTGGCGACCCTGGTCGTCAACAAGGTCCGTGGCACCTTCAAGTCCGTCGCCGTCAAGGCTCCGGGCTTCGGTGACCGCCGCAAGGCCATGCTCGGTGACATCGCCATCCTCACCGGTGGCCAGGTCATCAGCGAGGAGGTCGGCCTCAAGCTCGACGCCGTCAACCTCGACATGGTGGGCCGGGCCCGCAAGGTCGTGGTGACCAAGGACGAGACCACCATCGTCGATGGCGCCGGCGACGCCGAGCAGATCCAGGGTCGGGTCAACCAGATCCGGGCCGAGATCGACAAGAGTGACTCCGACTACGACCGGGAGAAGCTGCAGGAGCGGCTGGCCAAGCTGGCCGGCGGTGTTGCGGTGATCAAGGTCGGTGCGGCCACCGAGGTCGAGCTGAAGGAGCGCAAGCACCGCATCGAGGACGCCGTTCGCAACGCGAAGGCCGCCGTCGAGGAGGGCATCGTCCCGGGTGGTGGCGTCGCGCTGGTGCAGGCCGGCAAGACCGCCTTCGACAAGCTCGACCTGACCGGTGACGAGGCGACCGGCGCCCAGATCGTCAAGATCGCGCTGGACGGCCCGCTGCGGCAGATCGCCGTCAACGCTGGCCTCGAGGGTGGCGTCGTCGTCGAGCACGTGCGTGGCATCGAGGCGGGTCATGGCCTGAACGCCGCGACCGGTGGGTACGTGGACCTGCTGGCCGCGGGCATCATCGACCCGGCCAAGGTGACCCGGTCGGCGCTGCAGAACGCGTCGTCGATCGCGGCGCTGTTCCTCACCACCGAGGCCGTCGTGGCGGACAAGCCGGAGAAGACCCCGGCCGCCCCGGCTGCCCCGGGCGGCGGGGAAATGGACTTCTGA
- a CDS encoding S8 family serine peptidase gives MPVRPGHPQDPAVPSPTGPERSSPGPVILAVLIGLWITGLTVVTQFGGWLIDQFLLLTGLDRLVWLWPVATVGLVALAGTPTLLLALLPRSRTVRTVGQIWLAATLAFGALSLPRALPPVQHEAYLATLAGVAGLAMLLAHRLVGRRVVPSDPGDGSNRSRAARPTPVTLLGLAGGLALLLPWVWVGALGGLLETLLAALAATAVGGLAAALLPAAFWSRFASGTPPRPGRLVLVGGLVAGVALLLLGAGVGQSGAQLPLLLTLPPAGFALAALAAAARRTATGGAAAAAWLVGLSVFGPLAWTDPEEVGLVLAGTRETSFWVAVAAGAGFAVAAVLAVAYGVTLARPQGARPGRAVAGVAAATLLVTTGVVAVGLGQPGLHGERLFVVLREQADLSGVPATTGRAGRDDRATEVYQRLVETAERTQADLRRELRRFRLDHTPYYLVNAIEVDGGPLVRTWLADRPEVDRVLVSQRVRPLPVPAPVTQGDAPAPRGADWNVRLIGADRVWSELGVTGAGVTVGSSDSGVDGGHPALAAGFRGGDDSWFDPWNATSTPSDRGGHGTHTLGSAVGRDGVGVAPGAAWTGCVNLDRNLGNPALYLDCLQFMLAPFPPGGDPLTDGRPQRAPDILTNSWGCPELEGCDPGALRPATAALAAAGILVVFAAGNTGPRCRSIEDSPAFHPDVLTVGAVDRQRRVTDFSSRGPAPGGGAKPDLVAPGADVLSAMPGGGYGVLSGTSMATPQVAGVAALMWSANPALIGDLPQTRRILTATASPVPVSGESCGDEAHVVGAGLVDAYAAVRAAQG, from the coding sequence GTGCCGGTGCGGCCCGGACACCCCCAAGACCCAGCCGTCCCCAGCCCGACCGGTCCGGAACGGAGCAGCCCCGGCCCGGTGATCCTCGCCGTCCTCATCGGCCTGTGGATCACCGGGCTCACCGTGGTCACCCAGTTCGGGGGCTGGCTGATCGACCAGTTCCTGCTCCTGACCGGCCTGGATCGGCTGGTCTGGCTCTGGCCGGTGGCCACCGTCGGGTTGGTGGCCCTGGCCGGCACACCGACCCTGCTGCTCGCCCTGCTGCCCCGCTCGCGCACGGTCCGCACCGTCGGCCAGATCTGGTTGGCCGCCACGTTGGCATTCGGCGCCCTGAGCCTGCCGCGGGCGCTGCCGCCGGTGCAGCACGAGGCGTACCTCGCGACGCTCGCCGGCGTGGCCGGGCTCGCCATGCTCCTCGCGCACCGGCTGGTCGGCCGCCGAGTCGTGCCGTCCGACCCGGGCGACGGGTCGAACCGGTCCCGCGCGGCCCGCCCCACCCCGGTGACGTTGCTCGGGCTCGCGGGCGGACTGGCCCTGCTGCTGCCGTGGGTCTGGGTCGGCGCCCTCGGCGGACTGTTGGAGACACTGCTCGCCGCGCTCGCCGCGACGGCTGTCGGTGGGCTGGCTGCCGCGCTGCTGCCGGCCGCCTTCTGGTCCCGCTTCGCGTCCGGCACCCCACCCCGACCGGGCCGGTTGGTGCTGGTGGGCGGTCTGGTTGCCGGCGTCGCGCTGCTGCTACTGGGGGCGGGGGTCGGGCAGTCCGGCGCCCAGTTGCCGCTGCTGCTGACGCTGCCGCCGGCCGGGTTCGCGCTGGCCGCCCTGGCGGCCGCCGCCCGGCGGACGGCGACCGGTGGTGCGGCCGCAGCCGCCTGGCTGGTCGGCCTGAGCGTGTTCGGCCCGCTCGCCTGGACCGATCCCGAGGAAGTCGGCCTGGTGCTGGCCGGCACCCGGGAGACGTCCTTCTGGGTGGCGGTCGCCGCCGGCGCCGGGTTCGCCGTCGCGGCCGTACTCGCTGTCGCGTACGGGGTGACACTCGCCCGACCGCAAGGTGCCCGGCCCGGGCGGGCGGTGGCCGGGGTGGCGGCGGCCACCCTGCTGGTGACGACCGGGGTGGTGGCCGTCGGGCTGGGACAACCCGGGCTGCACGGCGAACGGCTCTTCGTGGTGCTGCGGGAGCAGGCCGACCTGAGCGGCGTACCCGCCACTACCGGGCGGGCCGGCCGCGACGACCGAGCCACCGAGGTCTACCAACGGCTGGTGGAGACGGCCGAGCGGACGCAGGCCGACCTGCGCCGGGAACTGCGCCGGTTCCGGCTCGACCACACGCCCTACTACCTGGTCAACGCGATCGAGGTCGACGGCGGACCGCTGGTGCGGACGTGGCTGGCTGACCGCCCCGAGGTGGACCGGGTGCTGGTCAGTCAGCGGGTCCGCCCGCTGCCCGTACCGGCCCCCGTCACCCAGGGGGACGCCCCGGCACCGCGCGGCGCGGATTGGAACGTTCGGTTGATCGGCGCCGACCGAGTCTGGTCGGAGTTGGGGGTCACCGGCGCGGGGGTGACCGTGGGCAGTTCCGACTCGGGTGTAGACGGCGGGCACCCGGCGCTGGCTGCCGGCTTCCGCGGCGGTGACGACTCGTGGTTCGACCCCTGGAACGCCACCTCGACCCCGAGTGACCGCGGTGGGCACGGCACCCACACGCTCGGCAGCGCCGTCGGCCGTGACGGTGTCGGGGTGGCCCCCGGGGCAGCGTGGACCGGCTGCGTCAACCTGGACCGCAACCTCGGCAACCCCGCGCTCTATCTGGACTGCCTCCAGTTCATGCTGGCACCCTTCCCGCCGGGCGGGGACCCGCTCACCGACGGGCGCCCACAACGCGCGCCGGACATCCTCACCAATTCGTGGGGCTGCCCGGAGCTCGAGGGCTGCGACCCCGGGGCGCTTCGCCCGGCCACCGCAGCGCTGGCCGCAGCCGGCATCCTGGTCGTGTTCGCCGCCGGCAACACCGGGCCGCGCTGCCGCTCGATCGAGGATTCACCGGCCTTCCACCCGGACGTCCTCACCGTCGGCGCGGTGGACCGACAGCGACGGGTTACCGACTTCTCCTCGCGCGGCCCGGCGCCGGGCGGGGGCGCCAAGCCCGACCTGGTGGCTCCCGGTGCAGACGTGCTCAGCGCGATGCCGGGGGGCGGGTACGGCGTACTCAGTGGCACGTCGATGGCGACTCCGCAGGTGGCGGGTGTGGCCGCGCTGATGTGGTCGGCCAATCCGGCGTTGATCGGGGACCTGCCCCAGACGCGCCGGATCCTGACCGCGACCGCCAGCCCGGTCCCGGTCAGCGGCGAGTCGTGCGGGGACGAGGCGCACGTCGTGGGAGCCGGCCTGGTTGACGCGTACGCCGCCGTCCGTGCCGCTCAGGGCTGA
- a CDS encoding FAD-binding oxidoreductase encodes MDPLLDELRAALGTDAVLTDPDLLRAHQRDEADLCAAGAPLVITRPRDTAQVAAVVGAAARHGVPVVPQGARTGLAGAANAVDGAVVISTSAMTDILEIDPVSRIAVVQPGVVNATLAAAVAEHGLWYPPDPGSWESSTIGGNVATNAGGMCCVKYGVTTEYVLGLEVVLASGDVLRTGRRTAKGVAGYDLTRLFVGSEGTLGVLTEVTVALRPAPAESLTMVAVFPATTAAGAAVAEIATRGLSPSLLELLDQTHLRAIEAYRPMGLRRDAAALLLAAVDTGARAADDLAALAAVCTAAGADEVYAATDAAEAAALLQARRLAHPAMERFAADTYPDGNGGLIIDDVAVPRGSLAVMLDGVARIAAECDVPIGVVGHAGDGNLHPNIVIDRADPASLARGRRAFDEIMQLGLDLGGTCTGEHGVGLLKREWLAREIGPVGLRVHQAIKSALDPTGLFNPGKVL; translated from the coding sequence ATGGATCCCCTCCTCGACGAGCTGCGTGCTGCGCTCGGTACCGACGCGGTGCTGACTGATCCGGACCTGCTCCGGGCTCACCAGCGGGACGAGGCGGATCTCTGCGCCGCCGGTGCGCCCCTCGTGATCACCCGCCCCCGGGACACGGCGCAGGTGGCGGCGGTGGTGGGCGCCGCGGCCCGGCACGGTGTGCCGGTCGTGCCGCAGGGAGCACGGACCGGGCTGGCCGGCGCGGCGAACGCGGTCGACGGCGCCGTGGTGATCAGCACCTCGGCCATGACCGACATCCTGGAGATCGACCCGGTCAGCCGGATCGCCGTGGTGCAACCCGGAGTGGTCAACGCGACCCTCGCCGCCGCGGTAGCCGAGCACGGGCTGTGGTACCCGCCGGACCCCGGGTCCTGGGAGTCGTCCACCATCGGCGGGAACGTCGCCACCAACGCCGGCGGCATGTGCTGCGTGAAGTATGGCGTGACCACCGAGTACGTGCTCGGCCTCGAGGTGGTGCTCGCCTCCGGCGACGTGCTGCGTACCGGACGACGGACCGCGAAGGGGGTGGCCGGATACGACCTGACCCGGCTCTTCGTCGGTTCCGAGGGCACCCTCGGCGTGCTCACCGAGGTGACCGTCGCGCTGCGGCCCGCCCCCGCGGAGTCGCTGACCATGGTGGCGGTCTTCCCGGCCACCACCGCCGCCGGGGCCGCCGTGGCCGAGATCGCCACCCGGGGCCTCTCGCCCAGCCTGCTGGAGTTGCTCGACCAGACGCACCTGCGAGCCATCGAGGCGTACCGGCCGATGGGCCTGCGCCGAGACGCGGCGGCGCTGCTGCTGGCCGCCGTGGACACCGGCGCACGCGCCGCCGACGACCTGGCCGCGCTCGCCGCGGTCTGCACGGCGGCCGGCGCCGACGAGGTGTACGCGGCCACCGACGCGGCGGAGGCGGCGGCGCTACTCCAGGCACGGCGGCTGGCGCACCCGGCGATGGAGCGGTTCGCCGCCGACACGTACCCGGACGGCAACGGCGGTCTGATCATCGATGACGTGGCGGTGCCGCGGGGCTCGCTGGCCGTCATGCTCGACGGGGTGGCGCGCATCGCCGCCGAATGCGACGTACCGATCGGTGTGGTGGGTCACGCCGGGGACGGCAACCTGCACCCGAACATCGTGATCGACCGGGCGGACCCGGCGAGCCTCGCTCGGGGACGGCGCGCGTTCGACGAGATCATGCAACTGGGGCTCGACCTGGGTGGCACCTGCACCGGCGAACACGGCGTCGGCCTCCTCAAGCGCGAGTGGCTGGCCCGGGAGATCGGTCCGGTCGGTCTCCGGGTGCACCAGGCGATCAAGTCGGCGCTGGACCCGACCGGCCTGTTCAACCCGGGCAAGGTGCTCTGA
- a CDS encoding glycerol-3-phosphate dehydrogenase/oxidase has product MSRANASQLSPLRRAADLRRLATEHFDVLIIGGGVTGAGAALDAASRGLKVALVEARDYAAGTSSRSSKLIHGGLRYLEQLEFHLVHEALTERGLLATRLAPHLVRPVPFLVPLLGGGLRDLPARMLRRSYYGAGVAAYDVFAGVFGGGRGMPLHRHLTREGARRTFPSLKAEGLAGAIRYFDGQVDDARLVVTLARTAASLGATVVSSARAVGLIRQAREVTGVRVRDLEAPADSPDAEFEVRARTVIAATGVWSDDMSRMLDDVGLRPRIRVRASKGVHLVVPRSAITGETGLLLRTATSVLFVIPWGGHWIIGTTDTDWRLDRSHPAASARDIDYLLAQVNTVLDRPLTTADIEGVYAGLRPLLAGEADSTSKLSREHAVIEPMLGLLLVAGGKYTTYRVMASDVVDRAARRLGAVRPSRTADLPLLGADGYSAMWRDRADLARRHGVPVGVVEHLLERYGSLTLDLLALIGADPLLGSPLAGAPEYLAAEVTYATRAEGALHLEDVLTRRTRISIETAHRGLESAEHTAELMGAVLGWNAEVRAREVAHYRARVAAERNSQLMPDDATADTARLGAPDVRGFPADRGDGDPVESASPSR; this is encoded by the coding sequence GTGTCCCGAGCGAACGCCAGCCAGCTCTCTCCGCTACGGCGGGCCGCCGACCTGCGCCGCCTGGCCACCGAACACTTCGACGTCCTGATCATCGGCGGTGGGGTCACCGGCGCCGGCGCCGCCCTGGACGCCGCCTCGCGTGGCCTGAAGGTCGCTCTGGTCGAGGCGCGCGACTATGCGGCGGGCACGTCCAGTCGGTCCAGCAAGCTGATCCACGGCGGCCTGCGCTACCTCGAACAGCTCGAGTTCCACCTGGTCCACGAGGCGCTCACCGAGCGGGGCCTGCTCGCCACCCGGCTCGCGCCGCACCTGGTCCGGCCGGTGCCGTTCCTGGTTCCGCTGCTCGGCGGAGGGCTCCGAGACCTTCCGGCCCGGATGCTACGCCGCTCCTACTACGGCGCGGGCGTGGCGGCGTACGACGTGTTCGCCGGTGTCTTCGGCGGCGGCCGGGGGATGCCGCTGCACCGACACCTGACCCGGGAGGGCGCTCGCCGGACCTTCCCGAGCCTGAAGGCGGAAGGGCTGGCCGGCGCGATCCGCTACTTCGACGGTCAGGTCGACGACGCGCGTCTGGTGGTCACCCTCGCCAGGACGGCGGCCAGCCTCGGTGCGACCGTGGTCAGCAGTGCCCGCGCCGTCGGCCTGATCAGGCAGGCCCGGGAGGTGACCGGGGTCCGGGTCCGGGACCTGGAGGCGCCGGCCGATTCCCCGGACGCCGAGTTCGAGGTACGTGCCCGTACCGTCATCGCGGCAACCGGCGTGTGGAGCGACGACATGTCCCGGATGCTCGACGACGTTGGGCTGCGCCCCCGAATCCGGGTCCGGGCCTCCAAGGGGGTGCACCTGGTGGTACCCCGATCGGCGATCACCGGCGAGACCGGGCTGCTGCTGCGAACCGCCACGAGCGTGCTCTTCGTCATCCCCTGGGGCGGGCACTGGATCATCGGGACGACCGACACCGACTGGCGGCTCGACCGGTCCCACCCGGCCGCCTCCGCCCGCGACATCGACTACCTGCTGGCACAGGTGAACACGGTGCTGGACCGGCCGCTGACCACCGCCGATATCGAGGGGGTGTACGCGGGCCTGCGACCGCTGCTGGCTGGCGAGGCGGACTCCACCTCCAAACTGTCCCGGGAACACGCGGTGATCGAGCCGATGCTCGGGCTGCTGTTGGTCGCCGGAGGCAAGTACACGACGTACCGGGTGATGGCCTCGGACGTGGTCGACCGGGCGGCGCGCCGGCTCGGCGCGGTACGCCCGTCGCGTACGGCCGATCTGCCGTTGCTCGGCGCCGACGGGTACTCGGCGATGTGGCGGGACCGGGCGGACCTGGCCCGTCGGCACGGGGTGCCGGTCGGGGTGGTCGAGCACCTGCTGGAACGGTACGGCAGCCTCACCCTGGACCTGTTGGCGCTGATCGGCGCCGACCCGTTGCTGGGCTCGCCGCTGGCCGGTGCGCCCGAGTACCTGGCCGCGGAGGTGACGTACGCGACCCGTGCCGAGGGGGCGCTGCACCTGGAGGACGTGTTGACCCGACGGACCCGGATCTCCATCGAGACCGCCCACCGTGGCCTGGAGTCCGCCGAGCACACGGCGGAGCTGATGGGTGCGGTGCTCGGCTGGAACGCCGAGGTCCGGGCGCGGGAGGTGGCGCACTACCGGGCGCGGGTGGCCGCGGAGCGGAACTCGCAGCTGATGCCGGATGACGCGACGGCCGACACGGCCCGACTCGGTGCCCCTGATGTCCGGGGCTTTCCCGCCGACCGGGGCGACGGTGATCCGGTGGAGAGCGCTTCCCCCTCCCGATAG
- a CDS encoding GNAT family N-acetyltransferase yields the protein MNLTITELAPDRLPAVVELCGRALDLPDDSAEAAPIVDTLWPRAAANRPVVPVGAYRDDQLVGVLLGSVTALGGPHGHVDLIAVDPAHRRRGVARALLARAEQRLAGLGATEVLLAGNPPFYAWPGIDVRYTPAICAAEALGYARDSTAWNMTADLSDDGSPALRTTAPAEEQLAGQGVTVRRAELADLPALTTFASGAFGGTWAAELAGSVGRDRAGCHLAERDGDLLGFAAWGSSRPSWFGPMGTAPAAEGSGIGGVLLRRCLADQRAAGITLAQIGWVGPVRFYSGSAGARIERVFFGYRRTLRDR from the coding sequence ATGAACCTGACGATCACCGAGCTGGCACCGGACCGACTGCCGGCCGTGGTCGAGCTGTGCGGCCGGGCCCTGGACCTGCCGGACGACTCCGCCGAGGCGGCACCCATCGTGGACACGCTCTGGCCCCGTGCTGCCGCGAACCGGCCGGTCGTCCCGGTGGGTGCGTACCGGGACGACCAGCTCGTCGGCGTACTCCTCGGCTCGGTCACCGCACTGGGCGGCCCACACGGGCACGTGGACCTGATCGCGGTGGACCCGGCGCACCGGCGGCGCGGCGTGGCACGGGCGCTGCTGGCGCGCGCCGAGCAACGGCTCGCCGGGCTCGGGGCGACAGAGGTACTGCTGGCGGGTAACCCGCCGTTCTACGCCTGGCCCGGCATCGACGTGCGCTACACGCCGGCGATCTGCGCGGCGGAGGCGCTCGGTTACGCCCGGGACAGCACGGCCTGGAACATGACCGCCGACCTGTCCGACGACGGGAGCCCGGCGTTGCGTACGACGGCACCGGCGGAGGAGCAGTTGGCTGGTCAGGGCGTGACGGTGCGGCGGGCGGAGTTGGCGGACCTGCCGGCACTGACGACGTTCGCGTCCGGGGCGTTCGGTGGCACGTGGGCGGCGGAACTGGCCGGGTCGGTCGGCCGTGACCGGGCCGGCTGTCACCTCGCCGAGCGCGACGGCGACCTACTCGGCTTCGCCGCCTGGGGTTCGTCCCGGCCGAGCTGGTTCGGCCCGATGGGCACCGCACCGGCTGCTGAGGGGTCCGGGATCGGCGGGGTGCTGCTGCGCCGTTGCCTCGCCGACCAACGGGCTGCGGGGATCACGCTGGCGCAGATCGGCTGGGTGGGGCCGGTCCGATTCTACTCGGGCAGCGCAGGCGCCCGGATCGAACGGGTCTTCTTCGGGTACCGACGAACCCTCAGGGATCGATAA
- a CDS encoding FUSC family protein produces the protein MDIDGARIANAMQQLHHRGRATLHDRLHRVRATFVLSVQAGLAAGLSWLVAHELLGSPQPVFAPISAVGTLAVSVGQRFRRTVELIVGVAVGVAVGDLLIFLLGTGPWQLCLVVTSAILLTVFAGGSVAILIQAAATAVLIVTLSPAGHNLEIPRFLDALIGGSAALLVTALLLPLNPVRVLNRAARPAMDLLADELDETANGLRERDRDKVQRSSERLRDHKEQLETFDEAIQGAKETATLSPARWHRRDELTHYAEAADPVERAMRNSSTLARRAVTLIEDAEPIPESMPDSMVHLAESVRLLRHEFAVGEEPRRARERSLRAVSEAGRAYKEGVGFSGSVVVAQVRTTASDLLVAAGVAQEEANRLVRDAFGELKHSKRPAESEQRTREPPSPPPVG, from the coding sequence ATGGACATCGACGGTGCCCGCATCGCCAACGCTATGCAGCAGCTGCACCACCGCGGCCGGGCCACCCTCCACGACCGGCTGCACCGGGTTCGCGCGACGTTCGTGCTCTCCGTTCAGGCCGGGCTCGCCGCCGGCCTGTCCTGGCTGGTGGCGCACGAACTGCTCGGCAGCCCGCAGCCCGTCTTCGCGCCGATCTCGGCGGTCGGTACGCTCGCCGTCTCGGTGGGCCAGCGCTTCCGCCGGACGGTGGAGCTGATCGTCGGCGTGGCGGTCGGGGTGGCGGTCGGCGACCTTCTGATCTTCCTGTTGGGCACTGGGCCGTGGCAGCTCTGTCTCGTGGTGACCTCGGCGATCCTGCTGACCGTCTTCGCCGGCGGGAGCGTCGCGATTCTCATCCAGGCGGCGGCGACGGCCGTCCTGATCGTCACGCTCAGCCCGGCCGGGCACAACTTGGAGATACCGCGGTTCCTCGACGCGTTGATCGGCGGTAGCGCCGCCCTGCTGGTCACCGCGCTGCTGCTGCCGCTGAACCCGGTGCGGGTGCTCAATCGGGCCGCTCGTCCGGCGATGGACCTGCTCGCCGACGAACTGGACGAGACCGCCAATGGACTGCGGGAACGGGACCGGGACAAGGTGCAACGCTCGAGCGAGCGGCTACGCGACCACAAGGAGCAGTTGGAGACCTTCGACGAGGCGATCCAGGGTGCCAAGGAGACCGCGACCCTGTCGCCCGCGCGGTGGCATCGCCGCGACGAGCTGACCCACTACGCGGAGGCGGCCGACCCGGTCGAACGGGCGATGCGCAACAGCAGCACGCTGGCCCGGCGTGCCGTCACCCTGATCGAGGACGCGGAGCCGATCCCCGAGTCGATGCCGGACTCGATGGTCCACCTCGCCGAGTCGGTGCGGCTGCTCCGGCACGAGTTCGCCGTCGGAGAGGAGCCGAGGCGGGCCCGCGAGCGGTCGCTGCGCGCGGTCAGCGAGGCCGGGCGGGCGTACAAGGAGGGCGTCGGGTTCTCCGGCAGCGTGGTGGTCGCCCAGGTGCGTACCACCGCGAGTGACCTGCTGGTCGCCGCTGGTGTCGCCCAGGAGGAGGCGAACCGTTTGGTCCGCGATGCCTTCGGCGAGCTGAAGCACAGCAAACGACCGGCGGAGTCGGAGCAGCGGACCCGGGAACCGCCGAGCCCGCCACCGGTCGGCTGA